One Helianthus annuus cultivar XRQ/B chromosome 7, HanXRQr2.0-SUNRISE, whole genome shotgun sequence genomic region harbors:
- the LOC110878602 gene encoding ubiquitin domain-containing protein DSK2b isoform X1 — protein sequence MGGGNGTGDGVESDTIEDTDAVTVNIRCSNGTKFTVQASLESSVESFKSVVEQKCDIPSAQQRLIYKGRILKDDQTLKSYGMEADHTVHLVRGFVPATSTPADAPPTRANTTPAAAEAGSVDAGTTGGNGLGGSLFPGLGLSGLGGNGGLFGAGLPGLEQMQQQLTQNPNMMREIMDLPLVQNLLNNPETMRNMMMSNPQMREIIDRNPELGHVLNDPAILRQTMEAARNPELMREMMRNTDRAMSNIEASPEGFNMLRRMYENVQEPLLNATTTLSGGDGTTNNSNSNPFAALLGGGQGGPPREQGANPNPTTTGADLTTGSPAPNTNPLPNPWAAGGGGANQTNAAATNPGATGGSPPVSGLGGLGVPGLEGLFGGIGTGTGTTPDLGSMSQLMQNPAITQMMQSLLSNPQYMNQILGLNPQMRSMLESNPQLRDMMQNPDFIRQLTSPETMQQMMALQQSLFSGLGRQQPTGDAGQTGGATAGAPSNLNLDMLMNMFGGLGAGSFGTPNNSNVPPEELYATQLAQLQEMGFFDARENLQALTATRGNVHAAVERLLGNLGQ from the exons ATGGGCGGCGGAAACGGAACCGGCGACGGTGTTGAATCGGACACGATTGAAGACACTGACGCCGTCACCGTCAACATACGGTGCTCAAACGGCACGAAGTTCACCGTTCAAGCGAGCCTCGAGTCGTCCGTTGAGTCGTTCAAGTCTGTTGTTGAACAGAAGTGTGATATTCCGTCGGCACAACAGCGGTTGATTTATAAAGGACGGATACTTAAGGATGATCAGACTCTTAAGAGCTACG GCATGGAGGCGGATCACACTGTTCACTTGGTACGTGGTTTCGTGCCCGCTACATCTACCCCAGCAGACGCCCCCCCTACCAGAGCAAACACTACACCTGCTGCAGCGGAAGCCGGTTCAGTTGATGCTGGAACCACAGGCGGAAACGGTCTTGGCGGTTCACTATTTCCCGGACTCGGTTTAAGCGGGTTGGGCGGCAATGGTGGCTTGTTTGGAGCCGGACTTCCGGGATTGGAACAAATGCAACAACAATtaactcaaaaccctaacatgATGCGAGAAATAATGGATCTACCTCTTGTTCAGAATCTATTAAACAACCCAGAAACTATGCGCAACATGATGATGAGTAACCCTCAAATGCGTGAAATAATCGATAGGAATCCCGAACTTGGTCATGTGTTAAATGATCCTGCAATTCTTCGTCAAACGATGGAGGCTGCACGAAACCCTGAACTCATGCGTGAAATGATGCGTAACACCGATAGAGCGATGAGTAATATTGAAGCGTCTCCTGAAGGGTTTAACATGCTTAGGAGAATGTATGAAAATGTTCAGGAGCCATTGCTGAATGCAACCACTACGTTGAGCGGTGGTGATGGTACAACAAATAATTCGAACTCAAACCCGTTTGCCGCTCTTTTGGGTGGTGGTCAGGGTGGTCCACCACGTGAACAGGGGGCTAACCCTAACCCTACCACCACTGGTGCTGACCTGACTACTGGTTCTCCTGCGCCAAATACGAATCCGCTTCCTAATCCTTGGGCTGCTGGCGGTG GTGGAGCTAACCAAACAAATGCCGCCGCAACAAACCCTGGTGCGACCGGTGGGTCACCGCCAGTCAGTGGTTTAGGTGGGCTAGGTGTTCCGGGTCTTGAGGGATTGTTCGGTGGCATTGGCACTGGCACTGGCACTACTCCTGATCTCGGTTCAATGAGTCAACTTATGCAAAATCCGGCTATTACTCAGATGATGCAAAGTCTCCTTTCGAACCCACAATATATGAATCAG ATTCTTGGACTCAATCCACAGATGCGAAGCATGCTTGAATCAAACCCCCAATTGAGAGATATGATGCAAAATCCCGACTTCATTCGTCAGTTAACTTCTCCGGAGACCATGCAG CAAATGATGGCACTACAGCAATCTCTTTTCTCTGGACTCGGTCGGCAACAACCAACCGG GGATGCAGGTCAAACAGGAGGCGCAACAG CAGGTGCTCCGAGTAACTTAAACTTGGATATGCTTATGAACATGTTTGGCGGCCTTGGAGCTGGCAGCTTTGGAACACCAAACAATTCCAATG TGCCACCAGAAGAACTGTATGCGACCCAACTGGCACAGCTTCAGGAAATGGGATTTTTCGACGCCCGTGAGAATCTTCAAGCACTGACTGCTACCCGAGGTAATGTTCATGCTGCGGTTGAGCGGCTATTGGGAAATCTTGGTCAATAA
- the LOC110878602 gene encoding ubiquitin domain-containing protein DSK2a isoform X2, with protein MGGGNGTGDGVESDTIEDTDAVTVNIRCSNGTKFTVQASLESSVESFKSVVEQKCDIPSAQQRLIYKGRILKDDQTLKSYGMEADHTVHLVRGFVPATSTPADAPPTRANTTPAAAEAGSVDAGTTGGNGLGGSLFPGLGLSGLGGNGGLFGAGLPGLEQMQQQLTQNPNMMREIMDLPLVQNLLNNPETMRNMMMSNPQMREIIDRNPELGHVLNDPAILRQTMEAARNPELMREMMRNTDRAMSNIEASPEGFNMLRRMYENVQEPLLNATTTLSGGDGTTNNSNSNPFAALLGGGQGGPPREQGANPNPTTTGADLTTGSPAPNTNPLPNPWAAGGGGANQTNAAATNPGATGGSPPVSGLGGLGVPGLEGLFGGIGTGTGTTPDLGSMSQLMQNPAITQMMQSLLSNPQYMNQILGLNPQMRSMLESNPQLRDMMQNPDFIRQLTSPETMQQMMALQQSLFSGLGRQQPTGDAGQTGGATGAPSNLNLDMLMNMFGGLGAGSFGTPNNSNVPPEELYATQLAQLQEMGFFDARENLQALTATRGNVHAAVERLLGNLGQ; from the exons ATGGGCGGCGGAAACGGAACCGGCGACGGTGTTGAATCGGACACGATTGAAGACACTGACGCCGTCACCGTCAACATACGGTGCTCAAACGGCACGAAGTTCACCGTTCAAGCGAGCCTCGAGTCGTCCGTTGAGTCGTTCAAGTCTGTTGTTGAACAGAAGTGTGATATTCCGTCGGCACAACAGCGGTTGATTTATAAAGGACGGATACTTAAGGATGATCAGACTCTTAAGAGCTACG GCATGGAGGCGGATCACACTGTTCACTTGGTACGTGGTTTCGTGCCCGCTACATCTACCCCAGCAGACGCCCCCCCTACCAGAGCAAACACTACACCTGCTGCAGCGGAAGCCGGTTCAGTTGATGCTGGAACCACAGGCGGAAACGGTCTTGGCGGTTCACTATTTCCCGGACTCGGTTTAAGCGGGTTGGGCGGCAATGGTGGCTTGTTTGGAGCCGGACTTCCGGGATTGGAACAAATGCAACAACAATtaactcaaaaccctaacatgATGCGAGAAATAATGGATCTACCTCTTGTTCAGAATCTATTAAACAACCCAGAAACTATGCGCAACATGATGATGAGTAACCCTCAAATGCGTGAAATAATCGATAGGAATCCCGAACTTGGTCATGTGTTAAATGATCCTGCAATTCTTCGTCAAACGATGGAGGCTGCACGAAACCCTGAACTCATGCGTGAAATGATGCGTAACACCGATAGAGCGATGAGTAATATTGAAGCGTCTCCTGAAGGGTTTAACATGCTTAGGAGAATGTATGAAAATGTTCAGGAGCCATTGCTGAATGCAACCACTACGTTGAGCGGTGGTGATGGTACAACAAATAATTCGAACTCAAACCCGTTTGCCGCTCTTTTGGGTGGTGGTCAGGGTGGTCCACCACGTGAACAGGGGGCTAACCCTAACCCTACCACCACTGGTGCTGACCTGACTACTGGTTCTCCTGCGCCAAATACGAATCCGCTTCCTAATCCTTGGGCTGCTGGCGGTG GTGGAGCTAACCAAACAAATGCCGCCGCAACAAACCCTGGTGCGACCGGTGGGTCACCGCCAGTCAGTGGTTTAGGTGGGCTAGGTGTTCCGGGTCTTGAGGGATTGTTCGGTGGCATTGGCACTGGCACTGGCACTACTCCTGATCTCGGTTCAATGAGTCAACTTATGCAAAATCCGGCTATTACTCAGATGATGCAAAGTCTCCTTTCGAACCCACAATATATGAATCAG ATTCTTGGACTCAATCCACAGATGCGAAGCATGCTTGAATCAAACCCCCAATTGAGAGATATGATGCAAAATCCCGACTTCATTCGTCAGTTAACTTCTCCGGAGACCATGCAG CAAATGATGGCACTACAGCAATCTCTTTTCTCTGGACTCGGTCGGCAACAACCAACCGG GGATGCAGGTCAAACAGGAGGCGCAACAG GTGCTCCGAGTAACTTAAACTTGGATATGCTTATGAACATGTTTGGCGGCCTTGGAGCTGGCAGCTTTGGAACACCAAACAATTCCAATG TGCCACCAGAAGAACTGTATGCGACCCAACTGGCACAGCTTCAGGAAATGGGATTTTTCGACGCCCGTGAGAATCTTCAAGCACTGACTGCTACCCGAGGTAATGTTCATGCTGCGGTTGAGCGGCTATTGGGAAATCTTGGTCAATAA